The Cellulophaga sp. L1A9 genome window below encodes:
- the gldL gene encoding gliding motility protein GldL, with product MAQSKATKKLFNMAYGLGASIVIIGALFKILHWELGPLNGGILLAIGLITEALIFAISAFEPLDDEYDWALVYPELVGGEGVAKANSVAAEVQESEASLSKKLDDLLKEAGVDASLMESLGTSIRNFEGAAKGIAPTVDAMESTRKYSDEMVQAASQMESLNSLYKVQLESASKQASINEEVVQNSTALKDQMASLSTNLSSLNGVYGGMLSAMTRN from the coding sequence ATGGCACAGTCAAAAGCAACAAAGAAATTATTTAACATGGCCTATGGGCTTGGAGCATCAATCGTTATTATAGGTGCATTATTCAAAATTTTACACTGGGAATTAGGACCATTGAATGGTGGTATTCTACTTGCAATCGGTCTTATTACAGAGGCGCTTATTTTTGCCATTAGTGCATTTGAGCCTTTAGATGACGAATATGATTGGGCATTAGTGTATCCTGAATTAGTAGGTGGTGAAGGTGTTGCAAAAGCAAATAGTGTTGCTGCTGAAGTACAAGAATCAGAAGCTTCTTTATCTAAAAAATTAGATGATTTATTAAAAGAAGCTGGTGTAGATGCAAGCTTAATGGAAAGCTTAGGAACTAGCATTAGAAATTTTGAAGGTGCTGCTAAAGGTATCGCTCCTACAGTAGATGCTATGGAATCTACTCGTAAGTATTCTGATGAAATGGTGCAAGCTGCTTCTCAAATGGAATCATTAAATAGTTTATATAAAGTACAGTTAGAAAGTGCTAGCAAACAAGCTTCAATCAATGAAGAAGTTGTTCAGAACTCTACTGCTTTAAAAGATCAAATGGCATCGTTATCTACAAACTTATCGTCTCTTAACGGAGTATACGGAGGTATGTTATCTGCAATGACAAGAAACTAA
- a CDS encoding sigma-54-dependent Fis family transcriptional regulator produces the protein MESVQATKQRFEIIGNDLKLNRAIEKAIQVAPTDISVLVTGESGVGKEAIPKIIHSLSHRKHAKYIAVNCGAIPEGTIDSELFGHEKGAFTGATAARSGYFEVADGGTIFLDEVGELPLTTQVRLLRVLENGEFLKVGSSQVQKTNVRIVAATNVNMFEAIKKEKFREDLYYRLSTVEIALPPLRERKEDIHLLFRKFASDFGQKYKMPTIRLEDNAVDVLLKYRWPGNIRQLRNIAEQTSVLEENRNISAATLSGYLPNFGGSNLPAIVDKQKKDGDFSNEREILYKVLFDMKADLNDLKKLTLELLKNNDSEEVQKDNENLIRKIYGGKHEEDYSHENEEENEMLHLPEPQTENPYSKPNAEDKYHFAEEIEVEETLSLQEKEIELITKSLERNKGKRKAAAAELGISERTLYRKIKQYDL, from the coding sequence ATGGAATCAGTACAAGCAACAAAACAGCGATTTGAAATCATTGGTAACGATTTAAAACTTAATCGTGCCATAGAAAAGGCAATTCAAGTGGCTCCAACAGATATTTCAGTATTGGTAACTGGTGAAAGTGGTGTTGGTAAAGAAGCTATTCCAAAAATCATCCATTCATTATCACACAGGAAACATGCAAAATATATTGCGGTTAACTGTGGTGCCATACCTGAAGGAACTATTGATAGTGAACTTTTTGGTCATGAAAAAGGGGCTTTCACCGGTGCAACAGCAGCCCGTAGTGGGTATTTTGAAGTTGCCGATGGCGGAACTATTTTCTTAGATGAAGTTGGCGAACTTCCTTTAACTACCCAAGTGCGTTTACTGCGTGTCCTAGAAAATGGCGAATTCTTAAAAGTAGGATCCTCGCAAGTACAAAAAACAAATGTTAGAATTGTAGCCGCAACAAATGTTAATATGTTTGAGGCGATAAAAAAAGAAAAATTTCGTGAAGATTTATATTATCGTTTGAGTACGGTTGAAATTGCATTGCCCCCACTTAGAGAGCGAAAAGAAGATATTCATTTGCTTTTTAGAAAATTTGCTTCAGATTTTGGTCAGAAGTATAAGATGCCAACCATTCGTTTAGAAGATAATGCTGTAGATGTATTATTAAAATACCGTTGGCCTGGAAACATCCGTCAATTACGAAATATTGCAGAACAGACTTCCGTCCTTGAAGAAAACAGAAATATATCGGCAGCAACATTAAGTGGTTATTTGCCAAATTTTGGCGGTTCTAACCTCCCTGCTATAGTAGATAAGCAGAAAAAAGATGGCGATTTTAGTAACGAACGCGAAATACTATACAAAGTATTGTTTGATATGAAGGCCGATTTGAATGATCTTAAGAAACTGACCTTAGAATTACTTAAAAATAACGATAGCGAAGAAGTCCAAAAAGATAACGAAAACCTTATTCGTAAAATATACGGTGGCAAGCATGAAGAGGATTATTCTCATGAGAATGAAGAAGAGAATGAAATGCTTCACCTTCCCGAACCCCAAACGGAAAATCCCTATTCAAAACCTAATGCAGAAGACAAATATCACTTCGCTGAGGAAATTGAAGTAGAGGAAACGCTATCTTTACAAGAAAAAGAGATAGAGTTAATTACAAAATCTTTAGAACGAAACAAAGGTAAAAGAAAAGCCGCCGCTGCTGAATTAGGAATTTCTGAACGCACCTTGTATCGTAAAATAAAGCAGTACGATTTATAA
- a CDS encoding LptE family protein, translated as MSQLKLKSNTLKKTIYFLALIFTALSLNGCGVYNFTGGDVGEAKTYEVRLFQNYAAQSPGSTFEPGLDRDFTRELQDLILNQTSLDLVSSGGDLVYEGEITEFRITPMTATANQTSAQNRLTMTVTVRFFNNKKEDVDFDQRFSFFYDYGATTSYSSIKSTALDAIFERITQDIFNASLADW; from the coding sequence ATGAGTCAATTAAAACTTAAATCAAATACATTGAAAAAAACAATCTATTTCCTTGCATTAATCTTCACAGCCTTGAGCTTAAATGGATGTGGCGTATACAATTTTACAGGTGGAGATGTTGGAGAAGCAAAAACTTATGAAGTACGTTTATTTCAAAATTATGCCGCTCAAAGCCCCGGATCTACTTTTGAACCAGGCTTAGATCGTGATTTCACAAGAGAATTACAAGATTTAATTTTAAACCAAACAAGCTTAGATTTAGTTTCTTCTGGGGGCGATTTGGTGTATGAGGGAGAGATTACAGAGTTTAGAATTACACCTATGACCGCTACGGCCAATCAGACTTCTGCACAAAACAGATTAACCATGACGGTAACCGTGCGATTTTTTAATAATAAAAAAGAGGATGTAGATTTTGATCAACGCTTCTCTTTCTTTTATGATTACGGAGCAACGACAAGCTATAGCTCTATAAAGTCAACAGCACTAGATGCAATTTTTGAGCGTATTACACAAGATATTTTCAACGCATCATTAGCAGATTGGTAA
- a CDS encoding formimidoylglutamase, with protein sequence MAFDFLVPVDDKLVASCKLLPAQALGNKIHKHTQRNGLPVLANASFAIIGVNESRNAFEKKSEDLELFEVRRQLYKLMIGNWDSTIVDLGDINQGEAVADTYFVVKEIVAGLLEEDVIAIIIGATQDITYPAYRAFDGLRSMVNLVAVDSRFDFGDADELISSHSYMSKIITDKPNNLFNFSNIGYQSYFCAQEEIDLMEHLFFDAYRLGEISANITLAEPILRNANIVSVDLRAIKASEISMSENFSPNGFNGKEICAIARYAGISDKVTIFGVYEGENTPQSYQLTAQIIWYFIEGHNYRVKESPFVKSEDFTKFIVPTDDEDLIFHKSNLTNRWWVEVPTILTAHNKSNIPALLSCMEQDYFDACNQIIPERWFKAYKKGFN encoded by the coding sequence ATGGCATTTGATTTTTTAGTTCCTGTTGATGATAAATTAGTAGCATCTTGTAAATTACTTCCGGCACAAGCATTAGGGAATAAAATTCATAAGCACACACAGCGAAATGGGTTGCCCGTGCTCGCTAATGCTTCCTTTGCAATTATTGGAGTCAATGAATCTAGAAATGCCTTTGAAAAGAAATCCGAAGACCTAGAGTTGTTTGAAGTTCGTCGTCAACTTTATAAATTGATGATTGGTAACTGGGATAGTACCATAGTAGATTTAGGAGATATTAACCAGGGAGAAGCCGTTGCAGATACCTATTTTGTTGTCAAAGAAATTGTAGCAGGGCTTCTTGAAGAAGATGTAATCGCCATAATCATTGGTGCAACACAAGATATTACCTATCCTGCATATAGAGCTTTTGATGGTTTACGGAGTATGGTAAACTTAGTGGCGGTAGATAGTCGTTTTGATTTTGGAGATGCTGATGAGCTTATTTCATCACACTCTTATATGAGTAAGATTATAACAGATAAGCCAAACAATCTATTTAATTTTTCTAATATAGGCTATCAAAGTTATTTTTGCGCGCAAGAAGAAATAGATTTAATGGAACATCTTTTCTTTGATGCTTATCGTTTAGGAGAAATCTCAGCTAACATTACATTAGCAGAGCCTATATTACGTAATGCCAATATTGTGAGCGTAGATTTACGCGCAATTAAAGCTAGTGAAATCTCTATGTCTGAGAATTTTTCACCCAATGGTTTTAATGGAAAAGAAATTTGTGCAATTGCTCGTTATGCAGGTATTAGTGATAAGGTAACTATTTTTGGAGTCTATGAAGGAGAAAATACACCACAGTCTTATCAGCTTACAGCACAAATTATTTGGTATTTTATTGAAGGTCATAATTATAGAGTGAAGGAATCTCCTTTTGTGAAAAGTGAGGACTTTACAAAGTTTATAGTGCCTACGGATGATGAAGATTTAATATTTCATAAAAGTAATCTTACGAATAGATGGTGGGTAGAGGTGCCAACAATTTTAACGGCACATAATAAATCAAATATACCAGCGTTATTATCTTGCATGGAGCAGGACTATTTTGATGCTTGCAATCAAATTATTCCTGAGCGATGGTTTAAAGCTTATAAAAAGGGCTTTAATTAA
- a CDS encoding class I SAM-dependent methyltransferase encodes MKKSKNQSPKKRWATKDVMHQIYENHLWGGAEFDFYSGDGSHVDAITEPYIKEVSAFLKSFESPLVVCDVGCGDFNIGNQLIGFSEKYFAVDIVPALIERNKARFKNDNLEFLCLDICEADLPKADCIFVRQVLQHLSNAEIQSFLSQLKNYPYCIVTEHIPNGDYEPNIDMVTGMGNRVKKKSGVAIMAHPFNFKPIASYELLRIVLDDESSIQTMVYQNF; translated from the coding sequence ATGAAAAAAAGTAAAAATCAATCCCCGAAAAAACGGTGGGCAACTAAAGATGTGATGCATCAAATTTATGAGAATCATTTATGGGGAGGAGCTGAGTTTGATTTTTATTCAGGAGATGGTTCACATGTAGATGCCATTACTGAACCTTATATAAAGGAGGTGTCTGCTTTTTTAAAGTCTTTTGAAAGTCCGCTCGTTGTTTGTGATGTTGGTTGTGGCGATTTTAATATTGGAAATCAGTTAATAGGCTTTTCTGAGAAATATTTTGCGGTAGATATTGTCCCAGCCTTAATTGAAAGGAACAAAGCAAGATTTAAGAATGATAATTTAGAGTTTTTGTGCTTAGATATTTGTGAAGCAGACTTGCCAAAGGCAGATTGTATTTTTGTTCGGCAAGTATTACAGCATCTTTCAAATGCAGAGATTCAATCTTTTTTATCTCAACTTAAGAATTATCCCTATTGTATTGTAACAGAACATATACCTAATGGTGATTATGAGCCAAATATAGATATGGTTACTGGTATGGGGAATAGGGTAAAGAAAAAAAGTGGCGTGGCTATTATGGCGCACCCTTTTAATTTTAAACCTATTGCTTCTTATGAATTATTGAGAATTGTTTTAGATGATGAAAGCAGTATTCAGACTATGGTTTATCAGAATTTTTAG
- the miaB gene encoding tRNA (N6-isopentenyl adenosine(37)-C2)-methylthiotransferase MiaB — protein sequence MEKIINEENQGQPVALDKISGNGRKLYIESYGCAMNFSDSEVVASILAKEGFNTTQILEEADLVLVNTCSIREKAELTVRKRLEKFNAVKKTRPHMKVGVLGCMAERLKSKFLEEEKIVDMVVGPDAYKDLPNLIQEIDEGRDAVNVILSKEETYGDISPVRLQSNGVSAFVSITRGCDNMCTFCVVPFTRGRERSREPQSILKEIQDLHDSNFKEITLLGQNVDSYLWYGGGLKKEFEKASDMQKATAVNFSSLLDTVAKKFPKMRIRFSTSNPQDMTLDVIETVAKHKNICNHIHLPVQSGSNRILKEMNRLHTIEEYITLIDNIRRILPDCAISQDMISGFPTETEEDHQATLDVLKRVQYDFGYMYSYSERPGTMAARKLEDNVPEETKKRRLAEIIAVQRENGHIKTREHLGKIEEVLIEGSSKKSDQDWMGRNSQNAVVIFAKENYNIGDLVRVKITDCTSATLLGEAIELADN from the coding sequence ATGGAGAAAATTATTAATGAAGAAAACCAAGGTCAACCTGTTGCTCTTGATAAAATTTCTGGAAATGGCCGCAAACTATATATTGAAAGTTACGGGTGCGCCATGAATTTTTCGGATAGTGAGGTTGTTGCTTCTATTCTTGCTAAAGAAGGATTTAATACCACACAAATTTTAGAAGAAGCAGATCTTGTTTTGGTAAACACATGTTCTATTCGAGAAAAAGCAGAACTAACCGTGCGTAAACGTTTGGAGAAATTCAATGCCGTAAAAAAAACTCGCCCTCACATGAAGGTTGGTGTTTTGGGTTGTATGGCCGAACGTTTAAAGAGCAAATTTCTTGAAGAAGAAAAAATAGTAGATATGGTTGTAGGCCCAGATGCCTATAAAGATTTACCTAATCTAATTCAAGAGATTGACGAAGGTAGAGATGCCGTGAATGTTATTTTATCTAAAGAAGAAACTTACGGAGACATTAGTCCTGTTCGTTTACAAAGTAATGGCGTTAGTGCATTTGTTTCTATTACCAGAGGTTGCGACAATATGTGTACCTTTTGTGTGGTACCTTTTACTCGCGGGCGTGAACGGAGCCGCGAACCACAATCTATTCTAAAAGAAATTCAAGACCTTCACGATAGCAACTTTAAAGAAATTACCCTTTTAGGACAAAACGTAGACAGCTATTTATGGTATGGTGGTGGCTTAAAAAAAGAGTTTGAAAAAGCTTCTGATATGCAAAAAGCAACAGCGGTAAATTTTTCATCGTTACTTGATACCGTTGCCAAGAAATTTCCTAAAATGAGAATTCGCTTTTCTACCTCTAACCCTCAAGATATGACTCTTGATGTTATTGAAACGGTAGCAAAGCATAAAAATATCTGCAATCATATACACCTGCCTGTCCAAAGTGGCAGTAATCGCATTTTAAAAGAAATGAATCGATTACATACCATTGAAGAATACATTACCCTTATTGACAATATCAGAAGAATTTTACCCGATTGTGCTATATCTCAAGATATGATTTCCGGTTTCCCAACAGAAACAGAAGAAGACCACCAAGCTACGCTTGATGTCCTAAAACGCGTTCAATACGACTTTGGATACATGTATTCCTACTCGGAGCGACCAGGAACTATGGCAGCAAGAAAACTAGAAGATAATGTTCCTGAGGAAACAAAAAAGAGACGTCTTGCCGAAATAATAGCAGTACAAAGAGAAAACGGGCATATTAAAACTAGAGAACATTTAGGTAAGATTGAAGAAGTTTTAATTGAAGGTTCCTCAAAAAAATCGGATCAAGATTGGATGGGAAGAAATTCTCAGAATGCCGTTGTAATTTTCGCAAAAGAAAATTATAATATAGGCGATTTAGTACGCGTAAAAATAACAGATTGCACCTCAGCAACTTTACTTGGTGAGGCTATTGAACTAGCAGATAATTAA
- the gldK gene encoding gliding motility lipoprotein GldK, whose product MKKLLLSSIAFVVLLSSCGSKTKGELVGVQGKKWYPEKPHGMELIPQGSYIMGKSEEDQAKVLNAPTKTVTVRSFYMDDTEITNSEYRQFVEWVRDSIVRTKLAILADELGLGPDDGGIGDYAFKDADTTKLSSYDKYMLDNYSGMGDTGYEGRGLNLDQDLVWDTSEYPDEYYVEVMDKLYISEEEAYNGERTIDVTQLKYKYSWMDIEAAARAKGKGSRKDFIKQEELEIYPDTTVWIRDFEYSYNEPMHNDYFWHDAYSEYPVVGVSWKQAKAFCNWRTKLKNDDQKSKGAQFVNQFRLPTEAEWEYAARGGIESGTYPWGGPYVISDTGCFMANFKPQRGDYAADTALYTVEAKSFEPNDYNLYNMAGNVSEWTDSSYDPNSYEYVSTMNPNAGSSQNARKVIRGGSWKDVAYFLQVSTRDYEYQDSARSYIGFRTVQDYMGVEENKPLNK is encoded by the coding sequence ATGAAGAAGCTATTGTTATCATCTATAGCGTTTGTTGTTTTACTCAGCAGTTGTGGGTCTAAAACAAAAGGAGAACTAGTTGGAGTCCAAGGAAAAAAATGGTATCCAGAAAAGCCTCATGGTATGGAATTGATCCCTCAGGGATCCTATATTATGGGGAAGAGTGAAGAAGATCAGGCTAAAGTTCTCAACGCGCCAACCAAAACAGTTACTGTACGCTCTTTCTATATGGACGACACAGAAATTACGAACAGCGAATACCGACAATTTGTTGAGTGGGTACGAGACTCTATCGTAAGAACTAAACTGGCTATCCTAGCAGATGAATTAGGTTTAGGTCCAGATGATGGAGGCATTGGTGACTATGCATTTAAAGATGCAGATACCACTAAGTTATCATCTTATGACAAGTATATGCTTGATAATTACTCAGGAATGGGTGATACCGGATATGAAGGTAGAGGGTTAAACCTTGATCAAGATTTAGTTTGGGATACTTCGGAATACCCAGATGAATACTATGTTGAGGTAATGGACAAATTATATATTTCTGAAGAGGAAGCTTATAATGGAGAACGTACTATAGACGTTACACAATTGAAGTATAAATATTCTTGGATGGATATTGAAGCTGCTGCACGTGCAAAGGGTAAAGGCAGTAGAAAAGACTTCATTAAACAAGAAGAATTAGAAATATATCCTGATACAACAGTTTGGATTAGAGATTTTGAATACTCGTATAACGAACCAATGCATAACGATTACTTTTGGCATGATGCCTACAGTGAATACCCTGTAGTAGGAGTGAGTTGGAAGCAAGCTAAAGCGTTTTGTAACTGGAGAACTAAGCTTAAGAACGATGATCAAAAATCTAAAGGAGCTCAGTTTGTAAATCAATTTAGATTGCCAACAGAAGCAGAATGGGAATATGCTGCAAGAGGTGGTATTGAAAGTGGGACATACCCATGGGGTGGTCCATATGTTATAAGCGACACAGGTTGTTTTATGGCAAACTTTAAACCGCAGCGAGGAGATTATGCAGCAGATACAGCTTTGTATACAGTAGAAGCAAAATCTTTTGAGCCTAATGATTATAACTTATATAACATGGCGGGTAACGTATCTGAATGGACAGATTCTAGTTATGATCCTAACTCTTACGAGTATGTTTCAACAATGAACCCAAATGCTGGTTCATCACAAAATGCAAGAAAAGTTATCCGTGGAGGATCTTGGAAAGATGTTGCTTATTTCCTACAGGTAAGTACCAGAGATTACGAATACCAAGATTCAGCACGTAGTTATATCGGATTTAGAACAGTACAAGATTACATGGGCGTTGAAGAAAACAAACCCTTAAATAAGTAA
- the topA gene encoding type I DNA topoisomerase: protein MAKNLVIVESPAKAKTIEKFLGKDFKVESSFGHIADLPSKELGVDVENDFEAKYIVSKDKEALVKKLKDLAKKADTIWLASDEDREGEAISWHLEQELKLDKSKTKRIVFNSITKSAIQKAIENPREINYDLVNAQQARRVLDRLVGYELSPVLWKKIKPGLSAGRVQSVAVRLIVERERDIEGFTPEASFKITAQFKTNEGSIFSAKLNKTFATKEEAEAFLKENMNGKFAVASLDKKPAKKSPAAPFTTSTLQQEASRKLYFSVGRTMQVAQRLYEAGLITYMRTDSVNLSKEALDAAKEAIVENYGKEYSNSRNFKGKSKGAQEAHEAIRPTDMKLQNVSLERDQEKLYELIWKRTLASQMSDAQLERTNVKISCSGHNQEFTANGEVIKFDGFLKVYMEDVDDEDASEEQEGMLPAMKKGEALTNNYITATERFSRPPYRFTEASLVKKLEELGIGRPSTYAPTISTVQNRGYVEKGTIEGVERKYVQLVLENNAVATNNLTENVGSDKGKLVPTDIGMIVTDFLVSHFSGIMEYNFTAKVEEDFDEIAEGKEDWKKVMKNFYKDFHPKVIDVEENADRASGERILGTDPKSGRQVLVRLGRFGPMVQIGSSEEEEKPVFASLLPEQSLNTITFDEAMELFTLPRTLGEYKGQEVLANVGRFGPYVKFGEKFISLDKGESAFDVVFERAVELIIAKEKADAPVAHYEDKEVTKGTGRFGPFIKWDGMFINVNKKYDFDNLSNDDIIELIETKKQKEIDKVIHDWKEEGIRVEKARWGRHNVLKGKIKVELSKEVDATKITLEQAKAMIEKKTPKKKAKAAPKKKAAPKKKAK, encoded by the coding sequence ATGGCAAAGAATTTAGTAATCGTAGAGTCTCCTGCAAAAGCAAAAACAATAGAGAAATTTTTAGGAAAGGACTTCAAGGTAGAATCCAGTTTTGGTCATATAGCCGACTTACCTTCTAAGGAATTAGGAGTAGATGTTGAAAATGATTTTGAAGCAAAATATATAGTAAGTAAAGACAAAGAAGCTTTAGTTAAAAAACTTAAAGATTTAGCGAAGAAAGCAGACACTATATGGTTAGCAAGTGATGAGGATCGAGAAGGGGAAGCTATTTCATGGCACCTAGAACAGGAACTAAAATTAGATAAAAGTAAAACCAAACGTATTGTTTTTAATAGTATTACAAAGTCTGCAATACAAAAAGCAATTGAAAACCCTAGAGAGATTAATTATGATCTTGTAAATGCACAACAGGCAAGAAGGGTTTTAGATAGACTAGTGGGATATGAACTATCTCCTGTCCTATGGAAAAAAATAAAACCAGGTCTTTCTGCGGGTAGAGTTCAATCTGTAGCAGTGCGTTTAATTGTAGAGCGTGAAAGAGATATTGAAGGGTTTACTCCAGAGGCATCTTTTAAGATTACAGCCCAATTTAAAACAAATGAAGGCAGTATATTTTCAGCGAAACTTAATAAAACTTTTGCAACGAAAGAAGAGGCAGAGGCTTTTTTAAAGGAGAATATGAATGGTAAATTTGCGGTAGCAAGTTTAGATAAAAAACCAGCAAAAAAATCTCCGGCAGCACCATTTACTACATCTACCTTACAACAAGAAGCATCACGTAAATTATATTTTTCAGTAGGAAGAACCATGCAAGTAGCACAACGTTTGTACGAAGCAGGTTTAATTACCTATATGAGAACGGATAGTGTAAACTTATCAAAAGAAGCACTAGATGCCGCGAAAGAAGCAATTGTAGAAAATTACGGAAAAGAATATAGCAATTCTCGTAATTTTAAAGGAAAAAGTAAAGGAGCTCAAGAGGCGCATGAGGCTATTAGACCTACGGATATGAAACTTCAAAACGTTTCATTAGAGCGCGATCAAGAAAAATTATATGAACTTATTTGGAAGCGTACACTTGCTTCTCAAATGAGTGATGCCCAATTAGAGCGAACTAATGTAAAAATTAGTTGTTCTGGTCATAATCAAGAGTTCACTGCAAACGGAGAGGTTATTAAATTTGATGGTTTCCTTAAAGTTTATATGGAAGATGTTGATGATGAAGATGCATCTGAAGAGCAAGAAGGAATGCTTCCTGCAATGAAAAAAGGGGAGGCATTGACTAATAATTATATTACTGCTACAGAACGTTTTAGCAGACCTCCATATCGTTTTACAGAAGCATCTTTAGTTAAGAAGTTAGAGGAATTAGGTATTGGTAGACCATCTACCTATGCGCCAACAATTTCTACAGTTCAAAATAGAGGCTATGTCGAAAAAGGAACTATCGAAGGTGTAGAGCGTAAGTATGTGCAGTTAGTTCTTGAAAACAACGCTGTAGCAACGAACAATCTAACAGAAAACGTAGGATCTGATAAAGGAAAATTAGTACCAACAGATATTGGTATGATTGTTACGGACTTTTTAGTAAGTCACTTTTCTGGAATTATGGAGTATAATTTCACCGCTAAAGTAGAAGAAGATTTTGATGAAATAGCGGAAGGGAAAGAGGATTGGAAAAAAGTGATGAAGAACTTTTATAAAGATTTTCACCCTAAAGTAATTGATGTAGAAGAGAATGCGGACAGGGCTAGTGGAGAACGTATTTTAGGTACAGATCCAAAATCTGGAAGACAAGTATTGGTGCGCTTAGGTCGCTTTGGTCCTATGGTTCAAATTGGATCATCTGAAGAAGAAGAAAAGCCAGTATTCGCTAGTTTATTGCCGGAACAATCTTTAAACACCATAACATTTGATGAAGCTATGGAACTTTTTACCCTACCTAGAACACTAGGAGAGTACAAAGGACAAGAAGTTTTAGCAAACGTGGGTAGATTTGGTCCTTATGTAAAATTCGGAGAGAAATTTATTTCATTAGATAAAGGAGAAAGTGCTTTTGATGTAGTTTTTGAAAGAGCAGTAGAACTTATTATAGCAAAAGAAAAAGCAGATGCTCCCGTAGCTCATTATGAAGATAAAGAGGTGACCAAAGGTACAGGTCGCTTTGGTCCCTTTATAAAGTGGGACGGAATGTTTATCAATGTCAATAAAAAATATGATTTTGATAATTTGTCTAATGATGATATTATTGAACTTATCGAAACAAAGAAACAGAAGGAGATTGATAAGGTTATACATGATTGGAAAGAAGAAGGCATTCGTGTAGAAAAAGCACGTTGGGGTAGGCATAATGTGCTTAAGGGGAAAATAAAAGTAGAATTATCAAAAGAAGTTGATGCTACTAAAATTACTCTTGAGCAAGCAAAAGCTATGATAGAAAAGAAAACGCCGAAGAAAAAGGCAAAAGCTGCACCAAAGAAAAAAGCTGCGCCAAAGAAAAAGGCAAAATAA
- a CDS encoding LVIVD repeat-containing protein: protein MIDNKNPEAPERIAYIKIPGNVDISVKDNYLFADSLTDLVIIDISNLDNIQVVNRLEDVLRGNVIWPMADFYDYDGVDSENEIIIGWETASEPRLISEYEERFGGGIMLDAVTNSASVGQGGSLARFKIVNDYLYAVDSHNINVFDISNLENPKDLDDVYAGFDIETIFNRNQYLFLGSKSGMYIYDISSPSTPQFVSEFQHGTACDPVVVDDKYAYVTLRGGNSCGATESGLFVIDIQDIKNPTLLKSYEMEEPYGLGLKDNLIFVCDGKAGLKVYDKTDVENLEALNHFENIITFDVIPLKNSLLMVGDDVLYQYQYEERSIALLSTLSLQ, encoded by the coding sequence GTGATTGATAATAAAAACCCCGAGGCTCCTGAGAGAATAGCATATATAAAAATTCCTGGTAATGTTGATATTTCTGTCAAGGATAACTATTTGTTTGCGGATAGTTTGACGGACTTAGTGATCATTGATATTTCAAATCTTGATAATATTCAAGTGGTAAATAGATTAGAAGACGTTTTGAGAGGGAATGTTATTTGGCCTATGGCCGATTTTTATGACTATGATGGTGTAGATTCTGAAAATGAAATTATAATAGGATGGGAGACAGCATCGGAGCCAAGACTGATATCAGAATATGAAGAGCGTTTTGGTGGTGGTATTATGTTAGATGCGGTAACAAATAGCGCATCTGTAGGGCAAGGCGGTTCTTTAGCCCGCTTTAAAATTGTTAACGATTATTTGTATGCAGTAGACAGTCATAATATTAATGTTTTTGATATTTCAAATTTAGAAAACCCGAAAGATCTAGACGATGTTTACGCAGGTTTTGATATTGAGACCATTTTTAATCGCAATCAATATTTATTTTTAGGAAGCAAGAGTGGAATGTATATCTATGATATTTCTTCCCCTAGTACTCCGCAATTTGTTTCAGAATTTCAACATGGTACTGCTTGTGATCCTGTAGTGGTAGATGATAAATATGCTTATGTAACCCTTCGTGGAGGAAATTCTTGTGGGGCAACAGAAAGCGGATTGTTTGTTATCGATATTCAGGATATTAAAAATCCGACACTTTTAAAATCTTATGAGATGGAAGAACCTTATGGTTTAGGCTTAAAAGATAACCTGATTTTTGTGTGTGACGGGAAGGCAGGATTAAAGGTGTATGATAAAACAGATGTTGAAAATTTAGAAGCACTAAATCACTTTGAAAACATCATAACTTTTGATGTTATTCCGCTGAAAAATAGCCTTTTAATGGTTGGAGATGACGTGTTGTATCAGTATCAATATGAAGAGCGTTCTATAGCTTTGCTAAGCACACTTTCTTTGCAATAA